In Saccopteryx bilineata isolate mSacBil1 chromosome X, mSacBil1_pri_phased_curated, whole genome shotgun sequence, the genomic window ataAATCCCATAGTAACTTAAAATTCAATAATGTCTACATTCTCTCAGTTCTCAGGGCTATTTTTAGGTCTTCaaggaaaatgaaacattttttcctccttctcagGCTTGATATGCCCCCATTTAAAGGTGACTGTCTCAAAGGACCCTTTTCTAGCCCATTCATCATATTCAGCATCCAAGATCCTAAAAAGAGTGAGGATCTTTTCACTGGTTGAGAGAAGGGAAGCACTCATGGTTGTGGAGCAGGAAACCTGGGTTCTAGTTCCAAATCCAAGACTAAGTGTGAGACTTTAGGCAAGTTCCTGAGTTGTTGTAGGCCTCCATTTGCTCATCTGTTTAGGGAGAAAGGAGAATGAATGCTTTTTAATGGCCCTTCCAGTGCCCTAGTTTTATGATTCTCTAATGTTCCAAAGATATTCTGCTCATTTCCATGGGGGAAGCTTTGACAATATACCATGTAATGGAATTTGAAGGGAATATTTTCTATGACTTCCAGGGAATTTGGAAAATATGAGTCATATAACTAACCTTTCCAGTTCCAAATCAGTAGTAAGGAAATAAATACTGGAATTCGGAGCATGTGACTCTCAAAGCAAATTAAGTTATCAAAGCCAGGAAGAGATATTTTAAGGCTAgaagtattattttcatttttttttattagtgacaTGAAAGAATAGCTATAAGTGTGACTAGCAGTTAATACTTTTGTTATCAGTtaagaattataataatttaacttTAGGTATtaagtttaattctttttataacaaaaattttcttcACATAATGGTCCAAATTACCATTTCACCTTTGCTTTCAGGATAAGACAACCTCCAATTTAGTGGACTGCCTGACTCTGTCATAATGAAGGTTAAGATTAAGGTTAAGACTTAATagcattagtttctttctttctttctttctttctttctttctttctttctttctttctttctttctttcttctttctctctctctttctttcttctttttttttgtccaaaaCCACAAACACAAATTTAACTTTGTtggctttcttttaaaaaaatgtgtgaaagCTATGTGGAAGATTTATAAAACCATTATCTTTACAGGAAGAATAATTCACAGGTCGGCTGTGCTAACGGTGACTAACAGTGTGGTGCACTTTCATCTCTGGTGAATCAAGACAGCATGGTGTTGCCCTAGAAACTGAGATGTCTAAAGCAGATACAGCACTCTACCTAGTACCATGAATATTCTCCTTAAACTCAGGAGTATCCCTGGACTTTGAGTATTGGATAGTCAATGACAAAGAAGCTATTGTTAGTGAACTATTTGTCCTCCTAGTTCTTCAGACTTTATTTATGAATACTAATTCTCTTCTGAGAAAAGTGAAGAGGTTAAAAATGAGAAGACTTCTCTATTTCATTGCATAGTGCCTAAGGAAGCCAGAATGCATCGAATTTTATGCtcattcaataaattaaattctgaGACTAAAAGCCAAGTTTTATAAGCCCCCACCACCCTAGTACttcgatttttaaaaaatgtctccacCGTGCATTCTAGGAacctacctctctctttctctggactCCTTCCTGCACACATACACCATAGTGATACCACAAAGTAAGATATTCAGTAGGAAAAAACATTTACACAGTAAAAATTTTGATGATACTCTCCTTTTATTTCACAATATGGGAATAACTCAAATTTTGAGTCTCACagaccaaaatatatttaaaccaaATGTTCAGAAGATGAGCCAGGTCACCATTTTGGCAGCAAGCTTCACATAGTCAAGTGGATCTTGGAGAAAAATACTCATGGCATGGCTATAGCTATCGCACACCCACAAATAGATTCATACTTGGTTGTCTAATTTGCATGCATGAATACAGTGCATTCTCCATGCCACTAGAAAATATATGCCTTATTCAAAGTCAATACAGTATCTGTATTTGTCCAGGTCTTTAAAAGTGGCTCCCTTACAAAATTTTACTATAATTCATCTGAGAGAATCTTCAGGTGACAAATTTTTAATGCCACTTTTACTTCTCTAAAGTCATTTCTGAATAATAATTACAGCTATCAGGAGTTCCAGCATCTCATAAAAGAATCTGTTTGTTGATTACTTGGATATCAGCTAGCTAGCTGTGAGTGAACCTCACTAAACATATCCACATGTTTGGTGCCTGGAATTTCAAATTAAGAACCTTTAGCAGCAATGGCAACTTTAGACCaaatgacaagataaacaaaaagcaGACAATGTCCCAGAAAGTATTGGGCTTTCTTGCTTTCCACAGTGAACGCTTCCCTAATCTGCACCAAACAGTGACAGTCTGACCCACTCTTGCTTGGGGGCCTACTTTTCCCCACTAACACTGAATTGTTGGAAACCCAAACAACATTCAGCaccaaggagaaaaatgaaaaagaagcaaaagaaattgtaccagggaaaaaaagacaggaatAGGCAACAAGTTCCCAGGATAATATCTCTCTGTCAACAAATGTCTAGCGTCTTTATCAAAAGAATATGGAGAATCCTCTGTGACTTGCTGCatctttttttaactcttttctttCCAGTCTTTCTTGGCTGATTGAACTGCTTCActgaaagaagaaggggaggttGTCCCATCAAGAAGCTACTCAACTACAGATATCAGGAACCACATTCTTCGCAGTGACAGGAGAGGATGTACCGGTAGGTGGCTGTGAGTCGCATGCCCCCTGAGCAGCGCAGCCTCAATGCTTTCAGCTTGGAAGTCTGGGGTCGACAGCAGTGACAGGAAGAGCGGAAGGGCTGCTTGAGGACAGTGCTGAAGGACACTAAGGGCTCAGAGCGTGATGCCTGGCTGCAGTGCCCCTCGCACCTGGCAAGAAGCACCatctggggagagaagagagatggtTACCATGCAGAGATGTCAAAACCCCAGCCAGGTTGCACAGCTTTTTTTTACAAGGGTCTAATATTCTTTGGAAATTCCTGCTGGATTAGACTGGTGGCTCTCAACTGTAGTTGCATGTTAGAATCATCTGgtaaaacttgtttttaaaatgtcaacacCCAAGCCCTGTCTCAGACCAATTGAATTAAAGTCCTTGAAGACAGAGCCAGACTTTTGTGGTTTTCAAAGCTCCTTAGGTAATTCTGAAGTGCACGGAGAGTTTAGAAAAACTGAATGAGGTCCACCACCATGAAGTGCGaataaaaaatccaaaaacaaaataaatttcttcagGCAGGTGGTAGCTGACCACTGACCCAATGCCAATTCTTCCAGTCTCAAAATGCAGAAAACATTCCAAATTAAAATTGGGAGTACAGAAtaactgcagaaaaaaaaatgttatataaaaggaattgctaaacaaaagaaatatggtttctgaaaaaagaaagaaaaagagagagagagagagggagagaggaggaaggaaggaaggaaggaaggaaggaaggaaggaaggaaggaaggaaggaaggaaggaaggaaggaaagaaggaagggagggaaggagggagggagggagggagggaaggagggagggagggaggaagggaaggagggaaggagggagggagggagggagggagggagggaggaaggaaggaaggaaagaaggaaagggaaaggaagggaaaggaggaaggaaggaaggaaagaaggaaggaaggaaggaaggaaggaaggaaggaaggaaggaaggaaggaaggaaggaaggaaggagggatggagggagcgagggagggagggagggaaggaaggaaggaagaaaagaaaaaggaaggatggaaggaaggaaggaaggaaggaaggaaggaaggaaggaaggaaggaaggaaggaaggaaagaaagaaagaatagaaaacaaaagaaaaaataaaacaaaagaaaagagaagaaaagaaagagaaagaaaggtaaccAGAGTGATacttagggaaaaaaatattctaggtATTACAACTTGAAACAAGACCATGAAATAAAAATGGGGTATGTTTTGGGCCCTGAAATGACACCTCTGGGCTTATAGATTGAGGAAGCCTAAGATTTGTGCAATCACATCTTCAGAATCATTTAGGGCAAATATTAACTCACTCTAACCATCTCATTTCCAAAAGTAGGTTAACATGATAATAAAGCTTGGGCTGAGTTTACAGAGGATCTGTGTTCTTTATAACAGCTCTTAATGTGGTTTTAATTAACAGACTCCTTTAAGAATCTGAAACAAACTACCAAAATTATCCCCAGAACAATGGACATAGCACACACTCAATGTTTTACATACAGACTAAAGGGCAGAGCAGAGACTCATGTATGTATTCTATACATAAATTTTGGTGTCCTAGGAGTGACAGTCCCTGGGTAAAATAGGGTGGGCAATATGATTCATTAAATTACATAATCCTATATAGTGGGGTACAGAGGGTGAGGGGAACCTGAGATTATTAGTCCATGTTTATGTGGGAGGGTCTTGCTTAGTGAATTTCATATTAAGTGATGAGAAAAAGTTGCCCTATAACTCCAGAACCaacaataagaatataaaaagtgaaactatataaataaaaggttaaaagatgcatatatatatatatatatatatatatatatatgaaaccatTTGACATTTCCTTCATGATATTTTAGGAATTAGCAGCTATTATAAAAACACACTAGCTATTTATCTTTGAAATTATCCTATAGGA contains:
- the NDP gene encoding norrin; the protein is MRNHVLAASFSMLSLLALMGDTDSKTDSSFMMDSDPRRCMRHHYVDSISHPLYKCSSKMVLLARCEGHCSQASRSEPLVSFSTVLKQPFRSSCHCCRPQTSKLKALRLRCSGGMRLTATYRYILSCHCEECGS